A window of Mercenaria mercenaria strain notata chromosome 16, MADL_Memer_1, whole genome shotgun sequence contains these coding sequences:
- the LOC123539770 gene encoding peflin-like — translation MANYGQPPYGQPGYGAPPVGQPGYVPPGGQPGYGAPGQPYPGAPVGQAPYGAPPAGQPYGAPPQQGWGGAPAIDPQVQQWFMSVDIDRSGRISALELQQALVNGNWSHFNPETCRLMIGMFDRDHTGQIELNEFQALWNYIQQWKGVFERFDANRTGQIESNELHQALSSMGYNLSPQFMQMCICKFDIQGRRSMKLDDFIQCCVMVKSLTDMFMARDPQRTGRITITYEDFMTMSILNKP, via the exons ATGGCGAATTACGGACAG ccTCCCTATGGACAGCCAGGATATGGAGCTCCACCTGTGGGTCAGCCAG GTTATGTTCCGCCTGGTGGTCAGCCTGGGTATGGAGCCCCAGGTCAGCCCTATCCTGGTGCGCCTGTTGGACAAGCACCTTACGGCGCTCCACCTGCAGGACAGCCATATGGGGCACCCCCACAACAAG GTTGGGGAGGTGCTCCGGCAATAGATCCGCAAGTGCAGCAGTGGTTTATGTCAGTGGACATAGACCGTAGCGGTCGCATATCGGCTTTAGAACTACAGCAAGCGTTGGTGAATGGAAACTGGTCACATTTTAACCCAGAAACATGCAGGCTCATGATAG GAATGTTTGACAGGGACCATACTGGACAGATTGAGCTGAACGAATTCCAGGCGTTATGGAACTATATTCAACAATGGAAGGGCGTGTTTGAAAGATTTGATGCGAATAGGACTGGGCAAATAGAATCAAATGAACTACATCAAG CTTTATCATCAATGGGATACAACTTGTCTCCACAGTTCATGCAGATGTGCATCTGTAAGTTTGACATACAAGGGAGACGAAGCATGAAGCTGGATGATTTTATTCAGTGCTGCGTGATGGTGAAATCTCTTACAGATATGTTTATGGCACGAGATCCACAGAGGACTGGAAGAATTACGATTACTTATGAAGATTTTATGACAATGAGCATTTTAAATAAGCCCTAG